One region of Thunnus albacares chromosome 20, fThuAlb1.1, whole genome shotgun sequence genomic DNA includes:
- the LOC122971286 gene encoding hyaluronan-binding protein 2-like — protein sequence MLAAGVLIISLSVLSVHGHDLTLDAMYIDYGDDYTTDAPRIFSDIADWMFDLVDESNVCDPNPCFHGGSCQSKSDTKFTCLCLEPYIGKRCQRVRNICENVKCGRGDCVVNLKKPPFYECKCKPPFQGPDCKSLPPSPCEPNPCQNGGSCIKGNRRFRCACPDGYTGRFCETAPTDCYEGNGETYRGFVSMTEEGKECLDWHSYFILLNGDDPFTLYSDFTGLEYNNHCRNPDGDDKPWCFYKSQGKLNWDYCKVKKCSGVTPPTPVDPEPAGPTQFSQCGISQPSRTSRIFGGSKSFPGAHPWQVSMQARPQGSSFEFRHICGGILLSSCWVLTAAHCIDSTNEFQVVLGGVNIDKQEEMDQTIPVIQTVVHEDYRQSPSAVYSDIALLKLKVTDSPYCAKETRFVKAVCLPDETFPAGEECVISGWGATETQRYSSQLLNARVFLISQERCKAPHIYGTVLDESMFCAGTLQGGIDSCQGDSGGPLVCEQNGTHYITGVVSWGDGCGKKNKPGVYANVHTFISWIKSKIN from the exons ATGCTGGCCGCAGGGGTCCTCATCATAAGCCTGAGTGTACTAAGTGTTCATGGACATGACCTGACT ctgGACGCCATGT ACATTGATTACGGGGATGACTACACCACAGACGCCCCTCGCATTTTTTCTGATATAGCTGACTGGATGTTTGACCTCGTGGACGAGTCCA atgTTTGTGATCCAAATCCTTGCTTCCACGGTGGCTCGTGCCAAAGTAAATCTGATACAAAATTCACATGCTTGTGTTTGGAGCCTTACATAGGCAAGAGGTGTCAAAGAG tgaGAAACATTTGTGAGAATGTCAAATGTGGTCGTGGTGACTGTGTTGTCAACCTAAAGAAACCCCCATTTTATGAGTGCAAGTGCAAACCTCCCTTCCAAGGCCCCGACTGCAAGTCAT TGCCACCGTCTCCCTGTGAACCCAATCCTTGCCAGAATGGAGGCTCTTGCATCAAAGGAAACCGCCGTTTCCGCTGTGCCTGCCCTGACGGATACACTGGGAGGTTCTGTGAAACTG CTCCCACTGACTGTTATGAGGGAAATGGAGAGACATACAGGGGTTTTGTCAGTATGACAGAAGAAGGGAAGGAGTGTCTGGACTGGCATTCCTATTTCATTTTGCTGAATGGGGACGATCCGTTCACCTTGTACTCTGACTTCACTGGACTGGAATATAACAACCACTGCAG GAACCCCGACGGGGATGACAAGCCTTGGTGTTTCTATAAAAGTCAAGGCAAATTGAACTGGGACTACTGCAAAGTCAAGAAGTGCAGTGGAG TCACCCCACCCACACCTGTTGATCCGGAGCCTGCAGGCCCTACCCAGTTCTCCCAGTGTGGGATATCCCAGCCCTCTCGCACCAGCAGGATTTTCGGTGGTAGCAAGTCTTTCCCTGGCGCCCACCCCTGGCAGGTGTCCATGCAGGCCAGACCTCAAGGCTCATCCTTTGAGTTTCGGCACATTTGTGGTGGTATCCTCCTCTCATCCTGCTGGGtcctcactgctgctcactgcat TGACTCTACTAATGAATTCCAAGTGGTGTTGGGAGGAGTGAACATAGACAAACAGGAGGAGATGGACCAGACCATCCCGGTGATACAAACGGTTGTCCATGAGGACTACAGGCAGAGTCCCTCCGCTGTCTACAGCGACATTG CTCTGCTTAAACTCAAAGTTACGGACAGCCCTTACTGTGCCAAGGAAACCCGCTTTGTGAAGGCCGTGTGTCTACCAGACGAGACCTTCCCAGCCGGAGAGGAGTGTGTGATCTCTGGATGGGGAGCCACTGAAACCC AAAGGTACAGCAGCCAGCTGCTGAACGCTCGTGTTTTCCTGATCTCTCAGGAGCGATGCAAAGCTCCTCACATCTATGGAACGGTACTGGACGAGAGCATGTTCTGTGCAGGGACTTTGCAAGGGGGCATCGACTCCTGTCAG GGTGACTCAGGCGGACCGTTGGTGTGTGAGCAGAACGGCACACACTACATCACTGGTGTGGTGAGTTGGGGTGATGGCTGCGGTAAGAAGAACAAGCCTGGCGTCTACGCCAACGTCCACACGTTTATCAGCTGGATTAAAAGCAAGATCAACTGA
- the LOC122971389 gene encoding hyaluronan-binding protein 2-like isoform X1 has translation MARVYITTVYLIAVLVQLGALTAFGQELYIITETDDTGDYEYYYDLPTEIPAEDDYLTLDDWLYELLDDPSDSTNNCDPNPCLNGGLCDTVLNGGFICSCPEPYTGKKCQTVKDVCKNVKCGQGNCVVTSTAPFYECKCKPPYKPPNCRKASPCRPNPCQNGGSCRRGPKGSSSFQCSCPAGYNGKFCEVDPNDCYQEDGEFYRGMVSVTVDGEDCLDWNSYFVLQKGGDPFKEYAGFDGIGPHNYCRNPDGDDQPWCFINKNGTLKWGYCNIKKCSAVPATPPTVQETDPTPAKPDVAATPFFQCGRPQPGRSARIFGGKKSLPGAHPWQVSLQTRTMQSTGPFNHICGGILLESCWVLTAAHCIKSGMEMQVVMGGVDIEKDEVYDQVIPVEKAIVHEDYKESPFALHNDVAMLKLKAINQPYCAKETRFVKTACLPTQRFDSGTECVISGWGVTETPHGYSSNSPISRIYIGKQEKYGTNQLLDARVLLISQEKCKAPHVYGDSLDDSMFCAGNMKGGVDSCQGDSGGPLVCERNGTHYVVGVVSWGDGCGKKYKPGVYVNVHRFIDWIAYNLLR, from the exons ATGGCCAGGGTCTACATCACCACAGTATACTTAATAGCTGTACTTGTACAGCTGGGTGCACTCACTGCATTTGGACAGGAGTTGTAt atAATCACAGAAACAGATGACActggtg ATTATGAGTATTATTATGATCTTCCCACTGAAATCCCAGCAGAGGATGATTATTTGACTCTAGATGACTGGTTGTATGAACTCCTGGATGACCCCTCAGATAGTACAA ATAACTGTGATCCCAATCCATGTTTGAACGGAGGTTTGTGTGACACCGTTCTTAATGGGGGCTTCATATGTTCGTGCCCTGAGCCCTACACAGGAAAGAAGTGTCAAACAG TGAAAGACGTTTGCAAGAATGTGAAATGTGGCCAGGGAAACTGCGTTGTCACATCTACTGCGCCATTCTACGAGTGCAAGTGCAAGCCTCCGTACAAGCCACCCAACTGcagaaaag CTTCGCCCTGCAGACCCAATCCTTGTCAGAATGGAGGCTCCTGCAGGAGGGGTCCCAAAGGCTCCTCCTCCTTTCAGTGTTCCTGTCCTGCTGGATATAATGGGAAGTTCTGTGAAGTTG ACCCAAATGACTGTTACCAAGAGGATGGAGAGTTTTATCGGGGCATGGTGAGTGTAACAGTTGATGGGGAAGACTGTCTGGACTGGAATTCCTATTTCGTCCTGCAGAAAGGGGGAGATCCTTTTAAAGAATATGCCGGGTTTGATGGAATTGGACCGCACAATTATTGCAG GAACCCTGATGGAGATGATCAGCCCTGGTGCTTCATCAACAAAAATGGCACACTGAAGTGGGGCTATTGTAATATCAAGAAATGTTCTGCAg TTCCAGCCACCCCACCAACCGTCCAGGAAACAGATCCAACTCCAGCCAAGCCGGATGTGGCTGCTACCCCGTTCTTCCAGTGTGGGAGGCCGCAGCCCGGCCGCTCAGCCAGGATCTTTGGAGGGAAAAAGTCTCTACCTGGCGCACATCCATGGCAGGTTTCCCTGCAGACCAGAACCATGCAGTCCACCGGGCCCTTCAACCACATCTGCGGAGGCATCCTCCTTGAGTCCTGCTGGGTTCTCACTGCTGCACATTGCAT TAAAAGTGGAATGGAAATGCAAGTGGTGATGGGAGGAGTGGACATAGAGAAGGATGAAGTATACGACCAGGTGATTCCTGTGGAGAAAGCCATTGTGCACGAGGATTATAAGGAGAGCCCCTTTGCTCTTCATAATGATGTTG CCATGCTGAAGCTGAAAGCCATCAACCAGCCGTACTGCGCTAAAGAAACACGTTTTGTAAAGACAGCCTGCCTGCCAACCCAGCGCTTCGACAGCGGGACCGAGTGTGTGATCTCAGGATGGGGTGTGACTGAAACAC CTCATGGATATTCATCCAATTCACCTATATCACGCATTTACATCGGAAAACAGG agaaATATGGTACCAACCAACTTCTGGATGCTCGTGTTCTCCTGATCTCTCAGGAGAAATGCAAAGCTCCCCACGTCTACGGAGACTCACTGGATGACAGCATGTTCTGTGCAGGCAACATGAAAGGAGGTGTCGACTCCTGCCAG GGAGACTCTGGTGGTCCTCTGGTGTGTGAGCGTAACGGGACTCACTACGTCGTTGGAGTGGTGAGCTGGGGTGACGGATGTGGCAAGAAGTACAAGCCTGGTGTTTACGTCAACGTCCACAGATTTATCGACTGGATTGCTTATAATTTACTCCGATAA
- the LOC122971389 gene encoding hyaluronan-binding protein 2-like isoform X2, with the protein MARVYITTVYLIAVLVQLGALTAFGQELYIITETDDTGDYEYYYDLPTEIPAEDDYLTLDDWLYELLDDPSDSTNNCDPNPCLNGGLCDTVLNGGFICSCPEPYTGKKCQTVKDVCKNVKCGQGNCVVTSTAPFYECKCKPPYKPPNCRKASPCRPNPCQNGGSCRRGPKGSSSFQCSCPAGYNGKFCEVDPNDCYQEDGEFYRGMVSVTVDGEDCLDWNSYFVLQKGGDPFKEYAGFDGIGPHNYCRNPDGDDQPWCFINKNGTLKWGYCNIKKCSAVPATPPTVQETDPTPAKPDVAATPFFQCGRPQPGRSARIFGGKKSLPGAHPWQVSLQTRTMQSTGPFNHICGGILLESCWVLTAAHCIKSGMEMQVVMGGVDIEKDEVYDQVIPVEKAIVHEDYKESPFALHNDVAMLKLKAINQPYCAKETRFVKTACLPTQRFDSGTECVISGWGVTETQKYGTNQLLDARVLLISQEKCKAPHVYGDSLDDSMFCAGNMKGGVDSCQGDSGGPLVCERNGTHYVVGVVSWGDGCGKKYKPGVYVNVHRFIDWIAYNLLR; encoded by the exons ATGGCCAGGGTCTACATCACCACAGTATACTTAATAGCTGTACTTGTACAGCTGGGTGCACTCACTGCATTTGGACAGGAGTTGTAt atAATCACAGAAACAGATGACActggtg ATTATGAGTATTATTATGATCTTCCCACTGAAATCCCAGCAGAGGATGATTATTTGACTCTAGATGACTGGTTGTATGAACTCCTGGATGACCCCTCAGATAGTACAA ATAACTGTGATCCCAATCCATGTTTGAACGGAGGTTTGTGTGACACCGTTCTTAATGGGGGCTTCATATGTTCGTGCCCTGAGCCCTACACAGGAAAGAAGTGTCAAACAG TGAAAGACGTTTGCAAGAATGTGAAATGTGGCCAGGGAAACTGCGTTGTCACATCTACTGCGCCATTCTACGAGTGCAAGTGCAAGCCTCCGTACAAGCCACCCAACTGcagaaaag CTTCGCCCTGCAGACCCAATCCTTGTCAGAATGGAGGCTCCTGCAGGAGGGGTCCCAAAGGCTCCTCCTCCTTTCAGTGTTCCTGTCCTGCTGGATATAATGGGAAGTTCTGTGAAGTTG ACCCAAATGACTGTTACCAAGAGGATGGAGAGTTTTATCGGGGCATGGTGAGTGTAACAGTTGATGGGGAAGACTGTCTGGACTGGAATTCCTATTTCGTCCTGCAGAAAGGGGGAGATCCTTTTAAAGAATATGCCGGGTTTGATGGAATTGGACCGCACAATTATTGCAG GAACCCTGATGGAGATGATCAGCCCTGGTGCTTCATCAACAAAAATGGCACACTGAAGTGGGGCTATTGTAATATCAAGAAATGTTCTGCAg TTCCAGCCACCCCACCAACCGTCCAGGAAACAGATCCAACTCCAGCCAAGCCGGATGTGGCTGCTACCCCGTTCTTCCAGTGTGGGAGGCCGCAGCCCGGCCGCTCAGCCAGGATCTTTGGAGGGAAAAAGTCTCTACCTGGCGCACATCCATGGCAGGTTTCCCTGCAGACCAGAACCATGCAGTCCACCGGGCCCTTCAACCACATCTGCGGAGGCATCCTCCTTGAGTCCTGCTGGGTTCTCACTGCTGCACATTGCAT TAAAAGTGGAATGGAAATGCAAGTGGTGATGGGAGGAGTGGACATAGAGAAGGATGAAGTATACGACCAGGTGATTCCTGTGGAGAAAGCCATTGTGCACGAGGATTATAAGGAGAGCCCCTTTGCTCTTCATAATGATGTTG CCATGCTGAAGCTGAAAGCCATCAACCAGCCGTACTGCGCTAAAGAAACACGTTTTGTAAAGACAGCCTGCCTGCCAACCCAGCGCTTCGACAGCGGGACCGAGTGTGTGATCTCAGGATGGGGTGTGACTGAAACAC agaaATATGGTACCAACCAACTTCTGGATGCTCGTGTTCTCCTGATCTCTCAGGAGAAATGCAAAGCTCCCCACGTCTACGGAGACTCACTGGATGACAGCATGTTCTGTGCAGGCAACATGAAAGGAGGTGTCGACTCCTGCCAG GGAGACTCTGGTGGTCCTCTGGTGTGTGAGCGTAACGGGACTCACTACGTCGTTGGAGTGGTGAGCTGGGGTGACGGATGTGGCAAGAAGTACAAGCCTGGTGTTTACGTCAACGTCCACAGATTTATCGACTGGATTGCTTATAATTTACTCCGATAA
- the LOC122970838 gene encoding dynamin-binding protein isoform X5, whose amino-acid sequence MKSPVVYGNPAMFGPVDWNYAAGATVRRGKSVEELGDAGWAKERERMAHLQQLQQLQQLQLQQQQVGYPGYGAIPPGQPQGPVMIASPGDPIPASGSPMPVHASMMPVHRQAMVAAGGPMPPPVHVAPPWPVQWENQAQIIQGNVSHQPSWEYDERHKAAFTDKRPQGQNVYFHPGSEDGHLELRISEWKGKHCFYQGPEDYSQQDYSRVPQQKDNHDFRSREGPGQLDEDRRRRDNYVRENDHYDERYGHRSHRDYTDCEHKDKYKYRDHYDRKYDERYDDREQQYYENRKHRKHDLKGHDSYNSEYEEYYDHKDTYTRRDNYRDNDHYYEQDRDYYDSKESKRHREKDYYQRREEDHYYDERKHKDHYYDRRAEDQHDRREYLYKDRDVYNRRDEETYSSKGRGQYDSEIDEHHGYKEKDHYRYNRYKDTGDDRRDEHYNHRRRDNYKAKEHYEWRSVDHYDHENEDRHNRPEIDPYESREGGHSHYKARDRYRDLRSMSSDSRYEEYPKKDRKTHCEEWVEQQNQKLVLREMRSFEDPVIYRHSDEQEKGYESSAGSTGTKRGRKPVYVGSLDRNSFYRKTAPSSLRKSQFATNRKQNQEMTLLSSQPKPLEPASVSDATPAAGTEDPELRMLEKRSKVIEELLQTEKDYIKDLQMCVEEIIEPLQKKQVKNVDFDGLFGNINSVIDLSQRLFDALHDTDSIGKVFLDFKAELEEVYKIYCQNHDDAISLLESYEKDENIQRHVLECLERLRAIYREWGKTNYINLGSFLIKPVQRVMRYPLLLMELLGATPESHHDRPQLTQALQAVKEINVNINEYKRRKDLVVKYRKGDEDTFIDKISKLSMHSIIKKSNRVSSHLKHLTGISPQIKDEAFDEAEKRFRLQERLIKSFIRDISLYLQHIRESASVKVLAAISFCDIYTERSILDPERFQRAHRSISDKQFTEFKERTEALVINPLTQLLLMFAGPHKLIQKRFDKLLDYDNCKERADRLKDRRVQDELQVARNNYEALNAQLLDELPKFHCAAEDLFTGCVRAFAQAQKDFMKTTLGELKPLLQVVSFSRKVGTEGNLIAQFQEEYGRVLQLLQSFSFCPENLPPATTTKKPFERKTLEKQTSKKQLQGPPNHTLQTDEHRAGLLVRYGPEKLFQAERNFNAAQDLDVSILEGDLVGVIKQQDPMGSHNRWLIDTGVTKGFVYSSFLKPYNPRRSQSDVSIESQSSNESGYGGSSPVFSRQNSNSTLTFNQETATVSFSTGQPQSQSSPHPSMDSASSRRSHHRDIPNPDSASQTNSINSSPRNFSNRREFSDQTHRSSPSHRDTEPSYRHSGSHRDSYDTSHASPTGHKEMSDLYDTDSNSSLRSSRSQRYGHTDKAYSSYQWRNGDSGGQKKSAYSRDEYIEQEPEPEHESELDGHQIYYALYSFNARCANELSISANQRLRILEFQDMNGNSDWWLGEAGGRRGYVPSNYIRKSEYT is encoded by the exons ATGAAGAGCCCTGTGGTCTATGGCAACCCAGCCATGTTTGGCCCGGTGGACTGGAACTATGCAGCTGGTGCCACGGTAAGGAGAGGGAAGAGTGTGGAGGAGTTGGGGGATGCTGGTTGGGccaaagagagggagaggatggCTCATCTTCAACAGCTTcagcaactacagcaactgCAGCTTCAGCAGCAACAGGTTGGATATCCTGGGTATGGAGCAATTCCTCCTGGCCAGCCACAGGGACCAGTGATGATAGCAAGTCCTGGTGATCCAATTCCAGCTTCAGGCAGCCCTATGCCAGTACATGCCAGCATGATGCCTGTTCATAGACAGGCAATGGTGGCTGCAGGGGGACCAATGCCGCCTCCTGTGCATGTAGCACCTCCATGGCCTGTACAATGGGAGAACCAAGCTCAAATTATACAGGGCAATGTCTCCCACCAACCCAGCTGGGAGTATGATGAACGGCACAAGGCAGCTTTCACAGACAAGAGGCCTCAAGGCCAGAATGTTTACTTTCACCCTGGTTCAGAAGATGGTCACCTAGAGTTGAGGATATCTGAATGGAAAGGCAAACATTGTTTCTACCAGGGCCCGGAGGATTACAGCCAGCAGGACTACAGCCGAGTGCCACAACAAAAAGACAACCATGACTTCAGGAGTCGAGAAGGACCTGGTCAACTGGATGAGGATAGAAGAAGAAGGGACAATTATGTTCGAGAAAATGACCATTATGATGAACGCTATGGTCACAGGAGTCACAGAGACTACACAGATTGTGAGCATAAGGACAAATACAAGTATAGGGATCATTATGACAGGAAATACGATGAACGCTATGATGACAGAGAACAGCAATATTATGAAAACCGGAAACACCGGAAACATGATCTCAAAGGACATGACAGCTACAACAGTGAGTATGAAGAATACTATGATCATAAGGACACCTATACTCGCAGAGACAATTACAGGGACAATGATCACTACTATGAACAAGACAGGGATTATTATGACTCTAAAGAGAGTAAACGTCATAGAGAAAAGGACTACTACCAACGTAGAGAGGAGGACCACTACTATGATGAGCGAAAACATAAGGACCATTACTATGACCGGCGTGCTGAGGATCAGCATGATCGCAGAGAATATTTGTACAAAGACAGGGATGTTTATAATCGAAGGGATGAGGAAACTTACTCCAGTAAAGGAAGGGGCCAGTATGACTCTGAAATAGACGAGCACCATGGTTATAAGGAGAAGGACCACTACCGGTACAACAGATACAAGGATACAGGTGATGACAGGAGAGATGAGCACTACAACCACAGAAGGAGGGACAACTACAAAGCAAAGGAGCACTATGAGTGGAGGTCCGTGGACCACTACGACCACGAGAATGAAGACCGCCACAATCGACCAGAGATTGACCCCTATGAATCCAGGGAAGGAGGACATTCCCACTACAAAGCCCGAGACAGATATCGAGATTTACGTTCAATGTCCAGTGATTCGCGATATGAGGAATACCCTAAAAAAGATCGCAAGACACACTGTGAGGAATGGGTTGAGCAGCAGAACCAGAAACTGGTGCTCAGGGAAATGCGCTCCTTTGAGGATCCCGTTATATACAGGCACAGCGACGAGCAGGAAAAAGGATATGAGTCGAGTGCTGGGAGTACAGGTACAAAACGGGGTCGCAAGCCTGTTTATGTTGGCTCACTAGATCGCAACAGCTTCTACAGGAAGACTGCTCCAAGCTCCCTGCGAAAGTCACAGTTCGCCACCAACAGGAAGCAGAATCAAG AGATGACACTCCTGTCGTCCCAACCCAAACCCTTGGAGCCTGCCTCAGTCTCGGATGCGACACCCGCCGCTGGAACAGAGGATCCTGAGCTGAGGATGCTGGAGAAGAGGTCAAAAGTCATCGAAGAGCTGCTGCAGACGGAGAAGGACTACATCAAAGACCTGCAGATGTGCGTGGAGGAGATCATCGAGCCACTGCAGAAGAAGCAG GTGAAGAACGTGGACTTTGATGGACTCTTTGGCAACATCAACTCTGTGATTGACCTGTCGCAGCGCCTCTTTGACGCACTGCACGACACAGACTCTATCG GAAAGGTATTTCTGGACTTCAAAGCAGAGCTGGAGGAGGTTTACAAGATCTACTGCCAGAACCATGATGATGCTATCTCTCTGTTAGAGAGCTACGAGAAAGATGAAAACATCCAGCGTCATGTGTTGGAGTGTCTGGAGAGGCTGAG AGCCATATATCGAGAGTG GGGGAAAACAAATTACATCAACCTTGGCTCTTTCTTGATCAAGCCGGTGCAGCGGGTGATGCGTTACCCACTGCTGCTGATGGAGCTGCTGGGGGCCACGCCGGAGAGCCACCATGACCGGCCCCAGCTGACTCAGGCTCTGCAGGCCGTCAAGGAGATCAACGTAAACATCAACGAGTACAAGCGCAGGAAGGACCTCG TGGTGAAGTACAGGAAAGGTGACGAGGATACATTCATTGACAAGATCTCCAAGCTGAGCATGCACTCCATTATCAAAAAATCCAACCGAGTCAGCAGCCACCTCAAGCACCTCACGGGAATTTCACCCCAG aTTAAAGATGAAGCGTTTGATGAGGCTGAAAAGCGATTCAGGCTGCAGGAGAGACTCATCAAGTCTTTTATCAGGGACATTTCTTTGTACCTGCAACACATCAGG GAATCTGCATCTGTGAAAGTCCTGGCAGCCATCAGTTTCTGTGACATCTACACAGAGCGAAGTATTCTGGACCCCGAGCGTTTCCAGAGAGCTCACCGCAGCATCAGCGACAAACAATTCACAGAATTT AAAGAGCGCACAGAGGCCTTAGTCATCAACCCGCTCACCCAGCTGCTCCTCATGTTTGCCGGGCCCCACAAACTCATCCAAAAGCGCTTTGACAAGCTGCTGGACTACGACAACTGCAAGGAGCGCGCTGACCGCCTTAAGGACCGTCGTGTCCAGGATGAGCTGCAGGTGGCACGCAACAACTATGAGGCGCTCAACGCCCAACTTCTGGACGAGCTTCCCAAGTTCCACTGTGCAGCAGAAGATCTTTTCACTGGCTGTGTGAGGGCTTTCGCTCAAGCCCAGAAGGACTTCATGAAGACAACACTTGGAGAGCTGAAACCCCTCCTTCAGGTTGTGAGT TTTTCTCGCAAAGTTGGCACAGAGGGCAACCTGATTGCACAGTTCCAAGAGGAGTATGGTCGCGTTCTCCAACTTCTGCAGAGTTTTAGCTTCTGCCCGGAGAACCTGCCTCCAGCCACCACCACAAAAAAACCCTTTGAGAGGAAGACTCTAGAGAAGCAGACCTCCAAAAAGCAACTGCAAGGACCT CCCAACCACACTCTGCAGACAGATGAGCACCGTGCAGGGCTTCTGGTACGCTACGGCCCTGAGAAACTCTTCCAGGCCGAGAGGAACTTCAACGCAGCCCAAGATCTGGACGTCTCTATACTAGAGGGAGACCTTGTGGGTGTTATTAAGCAACAGGACCCCATGGGAAGCCATAATCGCTGGCTGATTGATACTGGAG TCACCAAGGGTTTTGTGTACAGCTCCTTCCTCAAACCTTACAACCCACGCAGAAGCCAGTCGGACGTATCCATTGAGAGTCAGTCGTCCAATGAGTCAGGCTATGGCGGCTCCTCCCCTGTTTTTTCCCGCCAGAACAGCAACAGCACACTGACCTTTAACCAGGAAACAGCCACTGTCAGCTTTTCCACTGGGCAGCCCCAAAGTCAATCATCGCCACACCCTTCGATGGACTCTGCCTCCTCTCGTAGGAGTCACCACAGAGATATACCGAACCCCGACTCTGCCAGTCAGACCAACTCCATAAACTCCTCACCTCGAAATTTCTCAAACCGCCGGGAATTCTCAGACCAAACGCACAGAAGTTCCCCCagtcacagagacacagagccCTCCTACCGGCACTCGGGCAGTCACAGAGACTCGTATGACACAAGTCATGCGAGTCCGACTGGCCACAAGGAGATGTCGGACCTCTATGACACAGACTCAAATTCTTCACTCAGAAGCAGTCGTTCGCAGCGGTatggacacacagacaaagcCTATAGTTCATACCAGTGGAGAAATGGAGATAGCGGTGGCCAGAAGAAGTCTGCATACTCTCGAGATGAGTACATTGAGCAAGAGCCAGAACCAGAACATGAGAGTGAATTAGATGGTCATCAG ATATACTACGCCCTCTACTCCTTCAATGCACGTTGTGCCAATGAACTGAGCATCTCAGCCAATCAGCGGCTGCGTATACTGGAGTTCCAGGATATGAACGGCAACAGTGATTGGTGGCTGGGGGAGGCTGGAGGCCGACGAGGCTACGTGCCTTCCAACTACATCCGCAAATCAGAATATACATGA